A genomic window from Betta splendens chromosome 17, fBetSpl5.4, whole genome shotgun sequence includes:
- the imp3 gene encoding U3 small nucleolar ribonucleoprotein protein IMP3 — translation MVRKLKYHEQKLLKKVDFINWEVDNNLHEVKVLRKYHIEKREDYTKYNKLSRNVRDLAQKIRDLNEKDGFRAQSTHQLLEKLYNIGLIPTKQNLSLTEKVTASSFCRRRLPSIMVNLCMAQNLKTAITFIEQGHVRVGPELITDPAFLVTRNMEDFVTWVDSSKIKKHIMNYNNERDDFDLVA, via the exons ATGGTTCGTAAATTAAAGTACCACGAACAGAAGCTGTTGAAGAAGGTGGATTTCATCAACTGGGAGGTGGACAACAACCTGCACGAAGTGAAAGTGTTGAGAAAATATCACATTGAGAAGAGGGAGGACTACACAAA GTACAATAAGCTGAGTCGTAACGTCAGAGATTTGGCCCAGAAGATCAGAGATCTAAACGAGAAAGATGGCTTCAGAGCTCAGAGCACACATCAACTGCTGGAGAAACT GTACAACATAGGTCTCATCCCCACCAAACAGAATCTCTCCCTCACAGAGAAAGTCACCGCTTCTTCATTCTGCAG GAGAAGGCTCCCCAGCATCATGGTGAACCTCTGCATGGCTCAGAATTTAAAGACAGCCATCACCTTTATAGAACAAGGAC ATGTGCGTGTTGGCCCAGAGCTTATCACAGACCCAGCTTTTCTAGTAACAAG AAATATGGAAGATTTTGTCACTTGGGTGGACTCCTCAAAGATCAAGAAGCACATCATGAATTATAATAACGAG AGAGATGACTTTGACCTGGTGGCCTAA
- the zgc:55943 gene encoding uncharacterized protein C1orf21 homolog isoform X4, with protein sequence MGCTSAKQVSAVSNGEEGQNKAYSNGDLQSDEYKMKAVEKVKYIGGEDGGVDGQNSTENSALLSKGQSVDETGSNGKILSIHSSESQQEFFRMLDEKIEKGRDYCSEEEDIT encoded by the exons ATGGGCTGCACCTCTGCCAAGCAGGTGTCTGCCGTGTCCAACGGGGAGGAGGGCCAGAATAAAGCCTACAGCAACGGGGACCTCCAATCTG ATGAGTACAAGATGAAAGCGGTGGAGAAAGTCAAATACATCGGCGGAGAAGACGGCGGCGTGGACGGCCAGAACAGCACC GAGAACAGCGCTCTCCTCAGTAAAGGACAAAGTGTAGATGAAACCGGGTCCAATGGAAAGATTCT GAGCATCCACTCCTCCGAGAGTCAGCAGGAGTTTTTCAGGATGTTGGATGAGAAAATCGAGAAG GGCCGGGACTactgctcagaggaggaggatataACATAG
- the slc35a3b gene encoding solute carrier family 35 member A3b yields the protein MSSQASARLKHLSLGVLVLQTTSLVLTMRYSRTLTEDGPRYLASSAVVSAEVLKVAACALLVFRENDFRVQALSQLLREVAEEPVETLKLAIPAGIYTLQNNLLYVALSNLDAATYQVTYQLKILTTALFSVSMLGKRLGFYQWLALLLLMAGVTLVQLPAGTQGAAKSEGEQASASAGSQFVGLMAVLTACVSSGFAGVYFEKILKETKHSVWVRNIQLGLFGFVFGLVGMIVYDGQRVRQFGMFQGYNAITCVVVGLQALGGLVVAVVIKYADNILKGFATSLSIIMSTLISYFLLKDFIPTGLFFLGAVLVIAATFLYSYESKPAASSPATV from the exons ATGTCGTCCCAGGCGTCCGCGAGGCTGAAGCACCTGTCTCTGggggtgctggtgctgcagacCACCTCGCTGGTCCTCACCATGCGCTACTCCCGCACCCTGACGGAGGACGGCCCCCGCTACCTGGCGTCCTCCGCCGTGGTGTCGGCCGAGGTGCTGAAGGTCGCCGCCTGCGCGCTGCTCGTCTTCAGGGAGAACG ATTTCAGGGTGCAGGCGCTGAGCCAGCTGCTGAGGGAGGTGGCCGAGGAGCCGGTGGAGACCCTGAAGCTGGCCATCCCCGCCGGCATCTACACGCTGCAGAACAACCTGCTCTACGTCGCCTTGTCCAACCTGGACGCAGCCACGTATCAG GTCACTTACCAGCTGAAGATCCTCACTACAGCGCTGTTCTCCGTGTCGATGCTGGGGAAGCGTCTGGGCTTCTACCAGTGGCTGGCCCTGCTCCTGCTCATGGCAGGGGTCACGCTGGTGCAGCTCCCGGCGGGAACACAG GGGGCCGCAAAGAGCGAAGGGGAGCAGGCGAGCGCGTCTGCAGGGTCCCAGTTTGTGGGCTTGATGGCGGTGCTGACGGCCTGTGTGTCCAGTGGCTTTGCCGGAGTTTACTTTGAGAAAATCCTCAAGGAGACGAAACACAGCGTGTGGGTCCGCAACATTCAGCTGG GTTTGTTCGGGTTTGTCTTTGGCCTCGTGGGAATGATCGTATACGACGGTCAGAGGGTGAGGCAGTTTGGGATGTTTCAGGGCTACAACGCCATCACCTGCGTGGTCGTTGGTTTACAG gctcTGGGCGGGCTGGTCGTGGCCGTGGTCATTAAATATGCAGACAACATCCTTAAAGGATTTGCCACCTCCCTGTCCATCATCATGTCCACGCTCATATCCTATTTCCTCTTGAAGGACTTTATCCCCACTGG TCTTTTTTTCCTGGGAGCGGTGTTGGTTATCGCTGCCACGTTTCTGTACAGTTACGAGAGCAAACCCGCCGCTAGCAGCCCTGCCACGGTATGA
- the fam78ba gene encoding protein FAM78B, whose amino-acid sequence MYILARYHLLPSSSVLLVLLVAGTMGCIQSIACKPRIRRENIVVYEVSASIDQCPTIIEENSPIVLRYKTPYFRASAGVVMPPVPRNETWVVGWIQACTQMEFYNTYGDIGMSSWELPELREGRVKAISDSDGVSYPWYGNTTETVTLTGPTSKPSRLTVSMNDNFYPSVTWAVPISNSNTPMLTHITRDQSFITWLVAMNSITKERIVLQTVRWQMKVDIAVDPDMPLGSRASLVGRPYQEQPHILNYQEPIPPNALGRPNANDAQVLMWRPRRGAPLVVIPPK is encoded by the exons ATGTACATACTGGCCAGGTATCATTTGCTCCCTTCCTCTTCGGTTTTGCTCGTTCTGCTTGTCGCCGGCACAATGGGCTGTATTCAGAGCATCGCGTGCAAGCCCCGCATCCGACGGGAGAACATTGTGGTGTATGAGGTGTCCGCCTCCATCGACCAGTGTCCCACCATCATCGAGGAGAACTCGCCCATCGTGCTCCGTTACAAGACGCCGTATTTCCGGGCCTCGGCGGGTGTTGTGATGCCACCGGTGCCCCGTAATGAGACCTGGGTGGTGGGCTGGATCCAGGCCTGCACCCAGATGGAGTTCTACAACACCTATGGTGATATTGGCAT GTCCAGCTGGGAGTTGCCAGAACTGCGAGAGGGTCGGGTCAAGGCCATCAGCGACTCGGACGGCGTCAGCTACCCTTGGTACGGGAACACGACGGAGACGGTGACGCTGACCGGCCCGACGTCCAAGCCGTCGCGCCTGACCGTCAGCATGAATGACAACTTCTACCCCAGCGTGACCTGGGCCGTGCCCATCAGCAACAGCAACACGCCCATGCTGACCCACATCACCAGGGACCAGAGCTTCATCACCTGGCTGGTGGCCATGAACTCCATCACCAAG GAGCGCATTGTGCTGCAGACGGTCCGATGGCAGATGAAGGTGGACATCGCCGTGGACCCGGACATGCCTCTGGGCTCCCGGGCCTCGCTGGTGGGCCGTCCGTACCAAGAGCAGCCGCACATCCTAAACTACCAGGAGCCCATTCCTCCCAACGCCCTCGGGAGGCCCAACGCCAACGACGCCCAGGTGCTGATGTGGCGACCGCGCCGGGGGGCGCCACTAGTGGTCATACCGCCAAAATAA
- the zgc:55943 gene encoding uncharacterized protein C1orf21 homolog isoform X3, giving the protein MGCTSAKQVSAVSNGEEGQNKAYSNGDLQSDEYKMKAVEKVKYIGGEDGGVDGQNSTENSALLSKGQSVDETGSNGKILSIHSSESQQEFFRMLDEKIEKVGNDEASSGRRSGFELLPKRAAAK; this is encoded by the exons ATGGGCTGCACCTCTGCCAAGCAGGTGTCTGCCGTGTCCAACGGGGAGGAGGGCCAGAATAAAGCCTACAGCAACGGGGACCTCCAATCTG ATGAGTACAAGATGAAAGCGGTGGAGAAAGTCAAATACATCGGCGGAGAAGACGGCGGCGTGGACGGCCAGAACAGCACC GAGAACAGCGCTCTCCTCAGTAAAGGACAAAGTGTAGATGAAACCGGGTCCAATGGAAAGATTCT GAGCATCCACTCCTCCGAGAGTCAGCAGGAGTTTTTCAGGATGTTGGATGAGAAAATCGAGAAGGTAGGGAACGACGAGGCCTCGTCAGGGCGCCGCTCTGGTTTTGAGCTTTTGCCCAAAAGAGCCGCTGCTAAATGA
- the zgc:55943 gene encoding uncharacterized protein C1orf21 homolog isoform X2, with the protein MLREDIDSGEFKHIITLPSSELQEVLTQRMVLIRVAASGSCINARRRAPLSNSVADEYKMKAVEKVKYIGGEDGGVDGQNSTENSALLSKGQSVDETGSNGKILSIHSSESQQEFFRMLDEKIEKGRDYCSEEEDIT; encoded by the exons ATGTTAAGAGAGGATATAGATTCGGGAGAATTCAAGCACATAATCACTTTACCGAGTAGCGAACTGCAGGAAGTATTAACCCAGAGGATGGTGCTGATCCGGGTGGCTGCGAGTGGCTCGTGTATTAATGCGAGGAGACGTgctcctctctccaactctgtTGCAGATGAGTACAAGATGAAAGCGGTGGAGAAAGTCAAATACATCGGCGGAGAAGACGGCGGCGTGGACGGCCAGAACAGCACC GAGAACAGCGCTCTCCTCAGTAAAGGACAAAGTGTAGATGAAACCGGGTCCAATGGAAAGATTCT GAGCATCCACTCCTCCGAGAGTCAGCAGGAGTTTTTCAGGATGTTGGATGAGAAAATCGAGAAG GGCCGGGACTactgctcagaggaggaggatataACATAG
- the cmpk gene encoding UMP-CMP kinase: MIARLLRNVCQRAPSLLYRVSLMMKPQVVFVLGGPGAGKGTQCSKIVESYNYTHLSAGDLLRAERAREGSEFGQLIASYIKEGKIVPVEITINLLRKAMEETIKGDEKKFRFLIDGFPRNEDNLQGWNSVMDGKADVKFVLFFDCGNEVCIDRCLERGKSSGRTDDNRESLEKRIQTYSQSTRPIIELYEKLGKVRTVDASRSVDEVFGDVKAILDKEG; the protein is encoded by the exons ATGATCGCTCGTTTGCTCCGTAACGTGTGTCAGAGGGCGCCGAGCTTGTTGTACCGGGTGTCGCTGATGATGAAGCCGCAGGTTGTGTTCGTGTTGGGCGGGCCTGGCGCCGGCAAAGGGACCCAGTGCTCCAAAATCGTGGAG AGCTACAACTACACCCATTTGTCTGCCGGAGACCTGCTGAGAGCAGAGCGAGCTAGAGAAGGCTCAGAGTTTGGACAGCTCATTGCCAGCTACATCAAAGAAGGCAAAATTGTCCCAGTGGAGATCACCATCAACTTACTCAGGAAG GCAATGGAAGAAACCATCAAGGGAGATGAGAAAAAGTTCCGCTTCCTTATAGATGGTTTCCCTCGCAATGAGGACAACCTACAAGGGTGGAACTCTGTCATGGACGGCAAAGCGGACGTCAAATTTGTGCTGTTCTTTGACTGCGGCAATGAG GTTTGCATTGACAGATGTTTAGAAAGAGGGAAGAGCAGTGGACGCACAGATGACAACAGAGAAAGCTTGGAAAAAAG AATCCAAACCTACTCTCAGTCTACACGACCAATCATTGAATTGTATGAGAAACTGGGGAAAGTCCGCACTGTAGACGCCTCTCGTTCTGTTGATGAG GTGTTTGGTGATGTCAAAGCCATCCTGGACAAAGAGGGTTGA
- the zgc:55943 gene encoding uncharacterized protein zgc:55943 isoform X1: MLREDIDSGEFKHIITLPSSELQEVLTQRMVLIRVAASGSCINARRRAPLSNSVADEYKMKAVEKVKYIGGEDGGVDGQNSTENSALLSKGQSVDETGSNGKILSIHSSESQQEFFRMLDEKIEKVGNDEASSGRRSGFELLPKRAAAK, translated from the exons ATGTTAAGAGAGGATATAGATTCGGGAGAATTCAAGCACATAATCACTTTACCGAGTAGCGAACTGCAGGAAGTATTAACCCAGAGGATGGTGCTGATCCGGGTGGCTGCGAGTGGCTCGTGTATTAATGCGAGGAGACGTgctcctctctccaactctgtTGCAGATGAGTACAAGATGAAAGCGGTGGAGAAAGTCAAATACATCGGCGGAGAAGACGGCGGCGTGGACGGCCAGAACAGCACC GAGAACAGCGCTCTCCTCAGTAAAGGACAAAGTGTAGATGAAACCGGGTCCAATGGAAAGATTCT GAGCATCCACTCCTCCGAGAGTCAGCAGGAGTTTTTCAGGATGTTGGATGAGAAAATCGAGAAGGTAGGGAACGACGAGGCCTCGTCAGGGCGCCGCTCTGGTTTTGAGCTTTTGCCCAAAAGAGCCGCTGCTAAATGA
- the sec22ba gene encoding vesicle-trafficking protein SEC22b-A produces MILLTTIARVADGLPLAASIQEDEQSGRDLQPYHSQAKQLLRKLTAQSPDRCTLEAEDMNFHYLMAQGVCYLCLCENSFPKKLAFAYLEDLHNEFYDQYRRKVSSATRPYSFIEFDTYIQKAKKTYIDSRTRRNLGSIHSELQDVQRIMVANIEDVLQRGESLSALDTKASNLSSLSKKYRSDAKYLNTRSTYAKVAAVAVFFITLIIYLRFWWL; encoded by the exons ATGATTTTACTAACAACGATAGCTCGTGTAGCGGACGGACTTCCTCTGGCTGCGTCCATACAAGAGGATGAGCAG TCAGGTAGAGACCTGCAGCCGTACCACAGCCAAGCCAAGCAGCTGCTCCGTAAACTGACTGCACAGAGTCCGGATCGCTGTACGCTGGAGGCCGAGGACATGAACTTCCA CTATTTAATGGCACAGGGCGTGTGTTACCTGTGCCTCTGTGAGAATTCATTTCCCAAGAAGTTGGCTTTTGCCTACCTCGAAGACCTCCACAACGAGTTCTATGACCAGTACAGAAGAAAGGTGTCCTCAGCCACGAGGCCGTACTCATTCATTGAGTTTG ACACTTATATCCAGAAAGCCAAGAAGACCTACATAGACAGCAGGACCAGGAGGAACCTGGGCAGCATCCACTCAGAGCTACAGGATGTCCAGAGAATAATGGTGGCAAATATTGAAGATGTTCTACAAAGAGGAGAATCTCTTTCTG CTTTAGACACTAAAGCCAGCAATTTGTCCAGCCTGTCAAAGAAGTACCGCAGTGATGCCAAATACCTGAACACCCGCTCCACGTATGCAAAGGTGGCTGCTGTGGCAGTGTTTTTCATCACACTTATCATCTACCTGCGTTTCTGGTGGCTTTAA